From the Natrarchaeobaculum aegyptiacum genome, one window contains:
- a CDS encoding low molecular weight phosphatase family protein, translating into MNPTTLSFVCVQNAGRSQMATAFAERERGKRGLEDHVCISTGGTDPADSVHDVVVTVMDEVGIDISDRQPREIPPEEITTSDIVITMGCSADGICPATWRGDARDWDLADPHGRSIAEVREIREEVRTRVEALFDDLEAQ; encoded by the coding sequence ATGAACCCGACGACACTCAGTTTCGTCTGTGTGCAAAACGCTGGCCGGAGCCAGATGGCGACTGCGTTTGCTGAACGAGAACGAGGGAAGCGAGGACTCGAAGACCACGTTTGTATCAGCACTGGTGGGACTGATCCAGCTGACAGCGTTCACGACGTCGTAGTGACGGTCATGGACGAGGTCGGAATTGATATTTCCGATCGGCAGCCACGAGAAATCCCACCTGAAGAGATCACAACGAGTGATATTGTTATTACAATGGGGTGTTCTGCCGACGGTATCTGTCCTGCTACCTGGCGCGGCGACGCCCGAGATTGGGACCTCGCCGACCCGCACGGTCGATCGATTGCGGAGGTGCGTGAAATCCGTGAGGAGGTTCGAACTCGCGTCGAAGCGTTATTCGACGACCTCGAGGCTCAGTAG
- a CDS encoding phosphate uptake regulator PhoU: MSYKQLTNGSDDAVERKIQLVGDSTFAVSLPKSWAVEQDLEPGMSMYLYPHADRLVAAPEIASVQDRTVVIDANTVAGDIVLRRVEVAYETGFDRITVTNLDETEPQVRRSIERATGGLMGLTIQEDTGDRLTITNVLDASDVSLPQTIAQVQQLLTEMYSDAIIALVTADEDLARRVIARDDDIDRLFAFVCRGFHRGLEDVHEVEQLGTDRVAAFREYRVAHSLERIADHAERIATVATQQSAPPEESFADRLEAIAAEVRDVVELALEGDAVSAYETATAVEPKLDDLDQYLYSGAEPNAYLYGAVIRRLRRTSANGRFIADTMTEATLTNRGSIERQSRS, translated from the coding sequence ATGAGTTACAAACAGCTGACGAACGGATCTGACGATGCTGTCGAACGGAAGATCCAGCTGGTTGGTGACTCTACGTTCGCCGTCTCGCTGCCGAAGTCGTGGGCAGTCGAACAGGACCTCGAGCCGGGGATGTCGATGTACCTCTATCCCCACGCAGACCGGCTAGTCGCTGCGCCCGAAATCGCTTCGGTTCAGGATCGGACCGTAGTGATCGACGCGAACACCGTCGCTGGTGATATCGTGTTGCGCCGAGTCGAGGTTGCGTACGAGACCGGCTTCGATCGAATTACTGTTACCAACCTCGATGAGACCGAGCCGCAGGTTAGACGTTCTATCGAACGTGCCACGGGTGGTCTTATGGGCCTTACCATTCAGGAAGATACCGGTGATCGCCTGACGATCACGAACGTGCTCGATGCCAGCGACGTGTCTCTTCCCCAGACGATCGCCCAGGTACAGCAACTCCTCACCGAAATGTATTCCGACGCGATCATAGCGCTCGTAACCGCTGACGAAGACCTCGCCAGACGTGTGATCGCCCGTGACGACGACATCGATCGTCTGTTTGCGTTCGTCTGCCGGGGATTCCACCGTGGTCTCGAAGATGTTCACGAGGTAGAACAGCTCGGTACCGACCGGGTCGCGGCGTTTCGCGAGTACAGAGTTGCCCACAGTCTGGAACGTATCGCTGACCACGCGGAACGTATCGCGACGGTTGCGACACAGCAGTCGGCGCCACCCGAGGAGTCGTTCGCTGATCGGCTCGAGGCGATCGCTGCTGAGGTTCGTGACGTTGTCGAGTTGGCTCTGGAGGGTGACGCAGTGTCGGCGTACGAGACGGCAACTGCCGTTGAGCCGAAGCTAGACGATCTCGATCAGTACCTGTACAGCGGAGCCGAACCAAACGCGTACCTGTATGGCGCGGTCATCAGACGGTTACGAAGAACATCGGCAAACGGTCGTTTCATTGCCGACACGATGACTGAAGCGACGCTAACCAACCGCGGTTCGATCGAACGTCAATCACGCTCATGA
- the phoU gene encoding phosphate signaling complex protein PhoU has translation MSRNAYQEQLYELRERILEMSDVVCQRFRRSLEAYERSDDALAERVIEGDHEINQLYLDLEADCIDLLALQQPVAGDLRFVASSFKIITDLERVGDLAVNLAEYATQSGRERYPEVDVVHIGTETVLMLEDAMQAYATDDAAATHEIAASDDEIDALCERASRSVVRELLTADPSDEQLLEDVSQMLLTIRDLERVGDHAVNVAARTLYMVENDDTLLY, from the coding sequence ATGTCGAGAAACGCCTACCAGGAGCAACTCTACGAACTGCGTGAGAGAATTCTCGAGATGAGTGACGTTGTCTGTCAACGGTTTCGGCGCTCACTCGAGGCCTACGAAAGGAGTGACGATGCACTGGCCGAGAGGGTAATCGAGGGTGATCACGAGATCAATCAGCTGTATCTCGACCTCGAGGCTGACTGTATCGACCTGCTTGCGCTCCAGCAGCCGGTCGCGGGCGACCTGCGATTCGTCGCCTCCTCGTTCAAGATCATCACCGACCTCGAACGGGTCGGCGACCTCGCCGTGAACCTCGCGGAATACGCCACACAGTCCGGCCGCGAGCGATACCCGGAGGTCGACGTCGTCCATATCGGCACCGAGACGGTCCTGATGCTCGAGGATGCGATGCAAGCGTACGCGACTGACGATGCGGCAGCGACTCACGAAATTGCTGCGTCAGATGACGAGATCGATGCGCTCTGCGAACGAGCCAGTCGGAGCGTCGTCAGGGAACTACTGACGGCCGACCCCTCGGACGAGCAACTTCTCGAGGACGTCTCGCAGATGCTGCTGACGATCCGAGATCTGGAACGGGTCGGCGACCACGCGGTCAACGTCGCCGCACGAACACTGTACATGGTCGAAAACGACGATACGCTACTGTACTGA
- the pstB gene encoding phosphate ABC transporter ATP-binding protein PstB, with protein sequence MSSNTSNERTASESTTEHHDTPDDTIIETDVNVDRDSRRAIGHTETIVRAEGLNVYYGDDRALSDVSIEIPEHRVTAMIGPSGCGKSTFLRSINRMNDRISAARVEGELSFRGKNVYDEDVDPVALRRKIGQVFQSPNPFPKSIYDNVAYGLRVQGKADEVDLDEAVEHALRGAALWDEVKDQLDESGLDLSGGQQQRLCIARAIATDPEVILMDEPTSALDPVAASKIEDLVDDLVEEYTVIIVTHNMQQAARISDRTAVFLTGGELVEFDDTAKIFENPDDDRVEDYITGKFG encoded by the coding sequence ATGTCTAGTAACACGTCGAACGAACGGACGGCAAGCGAATCGACGACCGAACACCACGACACGCCGGACGACACGATCATCGAGACCGACGTCAACGTCGACCGCGACTCGAGGCGCGCGATCGGACACACCGAGACGATCGTTCGCGCGGAGGGTCTGAACGTCTACTATGGCGACGATCGGGCGCTTTCGGACGTCTCGATCGAGATTCCAGAACACCGCGTGACGGCCATGATCGGTCCCTCGGGCTGTGGAAAGTCGACGTTCCTGCGCTCGATCAACCGGATGAATGATCGGATCTCGGCCGCACGCGTGGAGGGTGAACTCTCCTTCCGCGGGAAGAACGTCTACGACGAGGACGTCGATCCAGTCGCCTTGCGCCGGAAGATCGGGCAGGTATTCCAGTCGCCGAATCCGTTCCCGAAGTCGATCTACGACAACGTCGCCTACGGCCTGCGCGTCCAGGGAAAAGCCGACGAGGTGGACCTCGACGAAGCGGTCGAACACGCACTTCGCGGAGCCGCGTTGTGGGACGAAGTAAAAGACCAGCTCGACGAATCGGGACTCGACCTTTCGGGTGGCCAACAACAGCGCCTCTGTATCGCTCGCGCCATCGCGACCGACCCCGAGGTTATCCTGATGGACGAGCCGACGTCTGCGCTCGATCCCGTCGCTGCCTCGAAGATCGAGGACCTCGTCGACGACCTCGTCGAGGAGTACACGGTCATCATCGTCACCCACAACATGCAACAGGCCGCGCGCATCTCCGACAGGACGGCCGTCTTCCTCACCGGCGGCGAACTCGTCGAGTTCGACGACACGGCGAAAATCTTCGAGAATCCCGACGACGACCGCGTCGAGGACTACATCACAGGGAAGTTCGGATAA
- the pstA gene encoding phosphate ABC transporter permease PstA — protein MSTKRETDFLADVDLSREKLLNRLFYGTLVVASLFGLVMLILLLADVLWESVQAMTTFDIDLVQFLTSTSSSRAERAGFGASILASLWLMALTAVLAFFIAVGCAIYLVEFAPENRVTRLIEANLANLAGVPSIVYGLLVLALIVNDAGLGSVILAGAIALALLIVPIIIVAAIESIRAVPSSVRDGSYAMGATKWQTIRRVVLPQAMPGILTGTILALARAIGETAPLIMVGTMLHATRYPSGPLSSFSAMPTQIYNWTYQADRMFNGLAALGIVVLLVFLIVLYALAGYLRRRYETDGGSISNV, from the coding sequence ATGAGTACGAAACGCGAAACTGACTTCCTGGCCGACGTCGACCTCAGCCGCGAGAAACTACTCAACCGCCTCTTCTACGGGACGCTCGTCGTCGCGTCGCTTTTCGGGCTCGTCATGCTGATCCTGTTGCTCGCCGACGTGCTCTGGGAATCCGTTCAGGCGATGACTACCTTCGACATCGACCTCGTGCAATTCCTTACTTCTACCTCCTCCTCGCGCGCCGAGCGCGCCGGCTTCGGGGCGTCGATACTCGCCTCGCTCTGGCTGATGGCCCTGACGGCCGTCCTGGCCTTTTTCATCGCCGTCGGCTGTGCGATCTACCTGGTCGAGTTCGCTCCGGAGAACCGCGTCACTCGACTGATCGAGGCGAACCTCGCCAACCTCGCTGGCGTCCCTTCGATCGTCTACGGGCTGCTCGTCCTCGCGTTGATCGTCAACGACGCCGGACTGGGCTCGGTGATTCTGGCGGGCGCGATCGCCCTCGCATTGCTCATCGTCCCGATCATCATCGTCGCCGCGATCGAGTCGATCCGGGCCGTTCCGAGCAGCGTTCGCGACGGTTCCTACGCCATGGGTGCGACGAAATGGCAGACGATCCGCCGGGTCGTCCTCCCGCAAGCGATGCCCGGCATTCTCACCGGCACGATCCTCGCGCTCGCACGTGCGATCGGCGAGACAGCCCCGCTGATCATGGTCGGCACCATGTTGCACGCGACGCGGTACCCGTCGGGCCCGCTCTCGTCGTTCAGCGCGATGCCGACGCAGATCTACAACTGGACCTACCAGGCCGACCGGATGTTCAACGGGCTGGCTGCTCTCGGCATCGTCGTCTTGCTGGTTTTCTTGATCGTACTGTACGCTCTTGCAGGCTATCTGCGCAGGCGATACGAGACGGACGGAGGTTCGATCAGCAATGTCTAG
- the pstC gene encoding phosphate ABC transporter permease subunit PstC — protein MSTETQSGSEISGDDSLEAAHETNRRIRRLFFACAAVTVVTTVAIFLVLFDNAASYFFGARISEVLLAGEAVERTVGFVEFFTGTRWAPDHSTPAHGVLPIVWGTLAITIGAGLVSIPIGTATALYLSEYASTGTRNRLKPILEVLAGIPTIVYGYFAVSFVTPVLVDGIATYLVNPVGRGLDSVSHLAPGLLEPVATWMMGVGVGRYSMLAGIIVVGTMTIPMVSSISEDAMQAVPDELRNGAYALGATKYQVSIRIVLPAAVSGIFASYILALSRAIGETMAVTLAAGFNATLTANPFDEIMTMTAYLVSMARGTSAVGTVEYQSLFAVGLLLFLMTLAMNLLNDRLKRRFQEEYR, from the coding sequence ATGAGCACAGAAACTCAATCTGGATCGGAAATCTCGGGCGACGACAGCCTCGAGGCTGCCCACGAGACGAACCGGCGGATCCGACGCCTGTTCTTCGCCTGTGCGGCGGTCACCGTCGTGACGACGGTCGCCATCTTTCTGGTCCTGTTCGACAACGCAGCGAGTTACTTCTTCGGTGCCCGGATCAGTGAGGTGCTCCTCGCTGGCGAGGCCGTCGAACGAACGGTCGGATTCGTCGAGTTCTTCACCGGGACTCGATGGGCACCCGACCACTCGACGCCGGCACACGGGGTCTTACCGATCGTCTGGGGCACGCTCGCGATTACGATCGGTGCCGGGCTTGTCTCGATTCCGATCGGAACCGCGACGGCACTGTATCTCTCTGAGTACGCCTCGACCGGAACCCGAAACAGACTCAAGCCGATCCTCGAGGTACTCGCGGGTATCCCGACGATCGTCTACGGCTACTTCGCCGTCTCGTTCGTCACACCCGTCCTCGTCGACGGCATCGCAACCTACCTCGTCAATCCGGTCGGCCGGGGACTCGACTCGGTGAGTCACCTCGCGCCAGGACTGCTCGAGCCGGTTGCGACGTGGATGATGGGCGTCGGCGTCGGCCGGTACAGCATGCTCGCGGGGATCATCGTCGTCGGCACCATGACGATTCCGATGGTCTCCTCGATAAGCGAAGACGCGATGCAGGCGGTCCCGGACGAGCTCCGAAACGGGGCGTACGCCCTCGGGGCGACGAAGTATCAGGTATCGATCCGGATCGTCCTTCCCGCGGCGGTGTCGGGGATCTTCGCCTCGTACATTCTCGCACTGTCGCGAGCGATCGGTGAGACGATGGCCGTCACGCTCGCCGCGGGTTTCAACGCGACCCTGACGGCGAATCCGTTCGACGAGATCATGACGATGACCGCCTATCTCGTTTCGATGGCCCGCGGCACGTCCGCCGTCGGGACCGTCGAGTACCAGAGCCTGTTCGCGGTCGGCCTGTTGCTGTTCCTGATGACGCTCGCGATGAACCTGCTCAACGACCGGCTGAAACGCCGATTTCAGGAGGAGTACCGATGA
- a CDS encoding PstS family phosphate ABC transporter substrate-binding protein, with the protein MAPSQNSRGSGLSRRSAIATIGSIGALALAGCTGGDEDGLSGTIQASGSNTVAPITQVAAEDFEAEFSGVGVNVEPEGTGAGFQEFCRANSAFQSASREITDEEVDLCGENDIEYTHYTVGQDTLAVGVNEDNDWCEQITLDELNQIWEFESNVQQWSDVRDEWPDEDIALHARDSASGTFDYFTENINGEMGNIRDDYSATSQTDEIWDAVADNEYALGWGGVGHLRSLQEQGGTLKTVEVESELDGEFYPPEEQYIEGGEYSPLARPLFFYFNHAELAERPDLIASFARFYINNQHEFATEVGFYRATDQDIVDNHDQLDSVLEEIGEDPDEITVERQDP; encoded by the coding sequence ATGGCACCAAGCCAGAACTCGCGGGGAAGCGGATTGAGTCGACGATCGGCGATCGCGACGATCGGGAGTATCGGCGCACTGGCGCTGGCCGGTTGCACCGGCGGCGACGAGGACGGACTTTCGGGAACGATCCAGGCGTCCGGGTCGAACACGGTCGCACCGATCACGCAGGTCGCCGCCGAGGACTTCGAGGCGGAGTTCTCCGGCGTCGGCGTCAACGTCGAACCGGAGGGGACCGGAGCTGGATTCCAGGAATTCTGCCGCGCGAACTCGGCGTTCCAGAGCGCAAGCCGCGAAATCACTGACGAAGAAGTCGATCTCTGTGGCGAGAACGACATCGAATACACCCACTACACCGTGGGCCAGGACACGCTCGCCGTCGGCGTCAACGAGGACAACGACTGGTGTGAGCAAATTACGCTCGACGAACTGAACCAGATCTGGGAATTCGAGTCCAACGTCCAGCAGTGGAGCGACGTTCGCGACGAGTGGCCGGACGAAGACATCGCACTGCACGCGCGAGACTCCGCCTCGGGGACGTTCGATTACTTCACCGAGAACATCAACGGCGAGATGGGGAACATCCGCGACGACTACTCGGCGACGAGCCAGACCGACGAGATCTGGGACGCGGTCGCCGACAACGAGTACGCCCTCGGCTGGGGTGGCGTCGGCCACCTTCGGAGTCTCCAGGAACAGGGCGGCACCCTCAAAACCGTCGAGGTAGAGAGCGAGCTGGATGGCGAGTTCTATCCGCCGGAAGAGCAGTACATCGAAGGCGGAGAGTACTCGCCGCTCGCCCGGCCGCTGTTCTTCTACTTCAACCACGCCGAACTCGCCGAACGGCCAGACCTCATCGCCTCGTTCGCCCGCTTTTACATCAACAATCAGCACGAGTTCGCCACGGAGGTTGGCTTCTACCGGGCGACCGACCAGGACATCGTCGACAACCACGACCAGCTCGACAGCGTGCTCGAAGAAATCGGCGAGGATCCAGACGAGATCACGGTCGAGCGACAGGACCCCTGA
- a CDS encoding ISH3 family transposase, which yields MPKNPQQADGSIHEDQLLNFLVNTIDEEVSLGLSDNAQIDAEDIYEVLVGACADGTSVSTLCEDSEDSPHQNTVLYHLREKFDLESVEQVGNTLLQKDVLTVLPEQVEVCADLHLRPYYGDEDDTDGLYHSEAKRGTTAFHAYATLYARVQNKRYTLAVRRLTDGDTASSVLAEFLGILDGLDLSVKAVYLDREFYDSKCLTLLQAHNHAYVMPIIRWGQTIKQELSEGWSRVIQHDLTAKLDGHSWTVEFPVYIDCTYQNGRYDEHGVARHGYAADAPFINSPRDARYHYAKRFGIEATYRLSEQSIATTTTQNPVVRLLYVVVSLLLQNVWRYLHWEYVATPRRGGRRLWSWSFKEFIKMLCRATWTALAVRRAVPANRPPDDRFHR from the coding sequence GTGCCTAAGAACCCACAGCAAGCAGACGGTTCAATCCACGAGGACCAGCTCCTTAACTTCCTCGTCAACACGATTGACGAGGAAGTTTCTCTCGGTCTGAGCGATAATGCTCAAATCGATGCTGAAGACATCTATGAGGTCCTCGTCGGCGCGTGCGCCGACGGGACCTCGGTCTCGACACTCTGCGAGGACAGTGAAGACTCTCCTCACCAAAACACCGTTCTGTACCATCTCCGCGAGAAATTCGACCTCGAATCGGTTGAACAAGTTGGGAACACGCTTCTCCAGAAGGACGTACTCACTGTGCTTCCTGAGCAGGTGGAGGTCTGCGCAGACCTCCACCTGCGGCCCTACTACGGTGACGAAGACGACACAGACGGCCTCTATCATTCGGAAGCGAAACGTGGAACTACCGCATTCCACGCCTATGCTACACTCTACGCGCGTGTACAGAACAAGCGCTATACGCTGGCGGTGCGCCGTCTCACCGACGGCGACACCGCCAGCAGCGTCCTCGCCGAGTTTCTCGGTATTCTCGACGGCCTTGACCTCAGCGTCAAGGCCGTCTATCTTGACCGTGAATTCTACGATAGCAAGTGTCTCACGCTGCTTCAGGCGCACAACCACGCCTATGTGATGCCGATCATCCGCTGGGGACAGACGATCAAGCAGGAACTCTCGGAAGGTTGGAGCCGCGTCATCCAGCACGATCTGACGGCGAAACTCGACGGTCACAGCTGGACCGTCGAGTTTCCCGTCTACATCGACTGCACCTACCAAAACGGGCGATACGACGAACACGGGGTGGCGCGTCACGGCTACGCCGCTGACGCGCCTTTCATCAACTCACCACGAGACGCTCGATACCATTACGCGAAACGCTTCGGTATCGAGGCGACGTACCGGCTCTCCGAGCAAAGTATTGCAACAACGACGACACAAAACCCGGTAGTACGGCTGCTGTACGTTGTGGTGAGCTTGCTGTTACAGAACGTCTGGCGGTACTTGCACTGGGAGTACGTGGCGACGCCCCGCCGTGGCGGGCGTCGCCTCTGGTCCTGGTCGTTCAAGGAGTTCATCAAGATGCTGTGCCGGGCAACATGGACGGCCCTCGCGGTGCGTCGGGCCGTCCCTGCAAATCGGCCACCGGACGATCGGTTCCACCGCTAA
- a CDS encoding TOBE domain-containing protein: MGDTRATGEVTVAARPEDFSLGGAVDATVLETTCLGHRTDLQVELADGNVITIQVDGDAEYRTGDEIGVEIDPEKVQVFPTEFREGINAVA, from the coding sequence GTGGGCGATACGCGGGCGACTGGCGAGGTCACGGTTGCCGCTCGGCCCGAAGATTTCTCGCTCGGCGGGGCAGTTGATGCAACTGTCCTCGAGACGACGTGCCTCGGCCACCGAACGGATCTCCAAGTGGAACTCGCCGATGGGAACGTGATCACGATTCAGGTAGACGGCGATGCCGAGTACCGGACTGGTGACGAGATCGGTGTCGAGATCGATCCTGAGAAGGTGCAGGTTTTCCCAACAGAATTTCGTGAGGGGATCAATGCTGTCGCGTAG
- a CDS encoding PRC-barrel domain-containing protein, giving the protein MTVLASTLSNKPVMRSDGKDVGTVRNVTGNVTTGELESILVTPSNDSTFGFEQTDDGLLRIPVSLVESVDDYLMLEHRRQQNPSRQRV; this is encoded by the coding sequence ATGACAGTCCTCGCGTCTACCCTCTCGAACAAGCCCGTCATGCGATCCGACGGCAAAGACGTCGGCACCGTCCGCAACGTCACCGGAAACGTCACGACCGGCGAACTCGAGTCGATTCTGGTGACCCCCTCGAACGATTCGACGTTCGGGTTCGAACAGACCGACGACGGCCTGCTCCGGATTCCGGTGAGCCTGGTCGAGAGCGTCGACGATTACCTGATGCTCGAGCACCGGCGACAGCAAAATCCCTCACGGCAACGCGTTTAG
- a CDS encoding RimK family alpha-L-glutamate ligase, translating into MTDADPVTVGVLSLHTSKETKAILNAVEALGHDSEWLRTENTAISVTDGTVVLEPEVDVIANRMLLSNTEHPAEELGLANTFAQLVPTLNTPASVLTAIHKLATATTLAANDVRTPDVTLALDSDTLAAARTRYDDEAVYKTAIGTHGGGTWKVGPDDPINAKVGNRYAFLQELVDRDGERHRDVRVYVVGDDIVAAMYRYAPDNDWRTNVALGGSVEDATDDLPPEAREMARMAAGAVGLDYAGVDLVEGDDGWFVLEVNPTAGFKGLYEATHVSPAPYIAALAIERAGGSVDQGRVRELATVLDDSRPSAQPSQPTPVSEERAVIGYIEEVVLSGTSGSATVHAKSDTGATRTSIDTSLAAEIGAGPIKSITRVKSGSSKTTRSRPVVDVVVGVGGNQHTVTASVEDRSHMDYAVLLGRDILEHYQVDVSRRVDGDELDSPEEEE; encoded by the coding sequence ATGACCGACGCCGATCCCGTCACTGTTGGGGTACTGAGTCTTCATACGAGCAAGGAAACCAAAGCGATCCTGAACGCCGTCGAGGCGCTGGGGCACGACTCCGAATGGCTTCGAACCGAAAACACGGCGATCAGCGTCACCGACGGGACCGTCGTCCTGGAGCCGGAGGTCGACGTGATCGCCAATCGGATGCTGCTCTCGAACACTGAACACCCTGCCGAGGAGCTCGGGCTCGCGAACACGTTCGCCCAGCTGGTGCCGACGCTCAACACGCCGGCGTCGGTCCTGACAGCGATCCACAAGCTCGCGACGGCGACGACGCTCGCCGCGAACGACGTGCGGACGCCGGACGTCACGCTCGCACTCGACAGCGATACCCTCGCGGCGGCCCGGACGCGCTACGACGACGAGGCCGTCTACAAGACCGCGATCGGCACCCACGGCGGCGGCACCTGGAAGGTCGGCCCCGACGACCCGATCAACGCCAAGGTGGGCAACCGCTACGCCTTCCTGCAGGAACTCGTCGACCGCGACGGCGAGCGCCACCGGGACGTCCGGGTCTACGTCGTCGGCGACGACATCGTCGCCGCGATGTACCGCTACGCACCCGACAACGACTGGCGAACCAACGTCGCCCTCGGTGGGTCCGTCGAAGACGCGACAGACGACCTCCCGCCGGAAGCCCGGGAGATGGCCCGGATGGCCGCCGGTGCCGTCGGGCTGGACTACGCTGGCGTCGACCTCGTTGAGGGCGACGACGGCTGGTTCGTCCTCGAGGTCAACCCCACGGCGGGATTCAAGGGTCTCTACGAGGCGACCCACGTCAGCCCGGCACCCTACATCGCGGCGCTGGCCATCGAACGCGCTGGCGGTAGCGTCGACCAGGGGCGGGTTCGTGAACTGGCGACCGTGCTCGACGACAGCCGCCCGAGCGCCCAGCCGAGCCAGCCCACCCCGGTCTCCGAAGAGCGCGCCGTCATCGGCTACATCGAGGAAGTCGTCCTCTCGGGCACCAGCGGATCGGCGACCGTCCACGCGAAGTCCGACACGGGTGCGACCCGGACCAGTATCGACACCTCGCTGGCCGCCGAAATCGGTGCCGGGCCGATCAAGTCGATCACACGCGTGAAATCCGGCAGCAGCAAGACCACCCGAAGCCGCCCCGTGGTCGACGTCGTCGTCGGCGTCGGCGGCAACCAGCACACCGTCACCGCCAGCGTCGAAGACCGCAGTCACATGGACTACGCCGTCCTCCTCGGCCGGGACATCCTCGAGCACTATCAGGTCGACGTCAGTCGCCGCGTCGACGGGGACGAACTCGACTCGCCCGAAGAAGAAGAGTAG
- a CDS encoding flippase, with protein MSRQEHIVRGFKATLVARAVYMISSALLMWVLASYLLDPDGYGALYWAIGILAVVQLFADLGLGKSVARYVSEYRETDAGQIPYLLRSTIAVKLIVLAVVCYALLLFHEQIAILLGDPSAAPFLAIGVLYIIANSFNVFSQVALQGFNRLEYSAAVQAISGAARLAFAVAFVLLGFGALGALFGYVVGYAIAAVVGLGIIYLTFYRPTEPADEYEEGLSRRLLEYSVPLTATRSANVIDKQIDTVLVGVFLTPTAVAFYTLGKQITDFVLAPAESLGFTISPNFGEQKAAGKLEQARQIYETSLTHTMLVYVPAAVGLVLVAEPFVTLVFGADYAGAVPVLQILAGFVLLQSITNLTSDSLDYLGRARERAIAKGATSIANFGLNILLIPTIGVVGAAIATVMTHTVYVAVNLYVVHLELSLRLRRLARSIGLICAITAVMAGAVWLVVPMISSPVMLVGAIALGAATWAVLAVVSGMLDLRQVRSVVRSGESH; from the coding sequence ATGAGTCGACAGGAACACATCGTTCGCGGATTCAAAGCGACACTGGTCGCCCGCGCGGTCTACATGATCTCGAGTGCGCTGTTGATGTGGGTTCTGGCGAGCTATCTGCTCGATCCGGACGGTTACGGCGCGCTCTACTGGGCGATCGGTATCCTCGCGGTCGTCCAGTTGTTCGCAGACCTCGGACTCGGGAAGTCCGTCGCCCGGTACGTCTCGGAGTACCGCGAGACCGACGCCGGCCAGATTCCGTACCTTCTGCGGTCGACAATTGCAGTCAAGCTGATCGTCCTCGCGGTCGTCTGCTACGCACTCTTGCTCTTTCACGAACAGATTGCTATCTTGCTCGGCGATCCGAGCGCCGCGCCCTTTCTCGCCATCGGCGTCCTCTACATCATCGCCAATTCGTTCAACGTCTTCTCGCAGGTCGCTCTCCAGGGATTCAACCGCCTCGAGTACAGCGCCGCTGTACAGGCCATCTCCGGGGCTGCCCGGCTCGCCTTCGCCGTCGCGTTCGTCCTCCTCGGCTTCGGCGCACTGGGGGCGCTGTTCGGCTACGTCGTCGGCTACGCTATCGCCGCCGTGGTCGGCCTCGGGATCATCTACCTCACGTTCTACCGGCCCACCGAGCCCGCCGACGAGTACGAGGAGGGCCTCTCCCGCCGACTGCTCGAGTACAGCGTTCCGTTGACAGCGACCCGGAGTGCGAACGTGATCGACAAGCAAATCGACACGGTCCTCGTGGGCGTCTTCCTGACGCCCACGGCAGTCGCCTTTTACACCCTCGGCAAACAGATCACGGACTTCGTGCTCGCACCCGCAGAATCGCTGGGTTTTACAATCTCACCGAACTTCGGCGAGCAGAAGGCCGCTGGCAAACTCGAGCAGGCTCGCCAGATCTACGAGACGTCGCTGACCCACACGATGCTCGTCTACGTACCCGCCGCCGTGGGGCTCGTCCTCGTCGCCGAGCCGTTCGTCACGTTGGTCTTCGGGGCCGACTACGCTGGTGCCGTCCCGGTGTTGCAAATCCTCGCCGGATTCGTCCTGTTGCAGTCGATCACGAACCTCACGAGCGACAGCCTGGACTACCTCGGGCGTGCCCGCGAACGAGCGATCGCCAAGGGGGCGACCTCGATCGCCAACTTCGGCCTGAACATCCTGTTGATTCCGACGATCGGTGTCGTCGGCGCCGCCATCGCGACGGTGATGACTCACACCGTCTACGTCGCCGTGAACCTCTACGTCGTCCACCTCGAGCTCTCGTTGCGACTTCGGCGGCTCGCCCGCTCGATCGGCCTGATCTGTGCGATCACGGCCGTGATGGCCGGCGCCGTCTGGCTGGTCGTTCCTATGATCTCGAGTCCGGTCATGCTCGTCGGTGCGATCGCGCTTGGAGCGGCCACCTGGGCCGTCCTCGCGGTCGTCAGCGGAATGCTCGATCTTCGACAGGTTCGGTCGGTCGTTCGATCCGGGGAGTCTCACTGA